In Fimbriiglobus ruber, a genomic segment contains:
- a CDS encoding response regulator: MTTAYLPTGPTAATLLVVEDDPGIAELERRRLEEAGYLVIVASNAEDALLEVGRGGIDLVLLDYRLPGGTDGLDFYTRVKQAGYDLPVILVTGFSNEATVIQALRIGVRDVVTKSFEYLDYLPQAVARILRQVGTERRLAESEARLAGVIESAKDAVIVVEADRRVSLFNPAAERMFGCSAGSALGRPLTDFIPNELVPRTGPGESPDPMSLSYQMRMGSRGIRAGNVEFPLEATASRGQVDGRTFHTVVVRDVTDRLRAEEALRLRDRAIQAANQGILIADAGVPDNPIIYASPGFERMTGYAVADVLGRNCRFLQGADTDPAEVARLRAAIRNADACTVELINYRKDGTRFWNELSVSPVRDADGRLTHFVGVQSDVTKRRELEEQFRQAQKMEAVGQLAGGIAHDFNNLLTVISGYSKLLLDASIPDVAWRESVSEIYHAGCRAADLTRQLLAFSRQTVLEPKVLDPNALVVSAEKLLRRLIGEDVILTTRLDPRAGRVLADPGQLEQALVNLAVNARDAMPQGGELSIGTRNVNVDGDRPEVVPGWYVAISATDTGHGMATATRARIFEPFFTTKEPGKGTGLGLPMVYGFVRQSGGFIEVTSEPGLGAKFELFLPRVEAVAVPAQTPGLLSTPTGSETLLLVEDDLAVRSFASRILRGVGYTVLEASDGPDAVRVASAHQGPIALVITDVVMPGGMGGQQVAEIVHATFPTAKVLFVSGYLDDAVVRNGVAAERVNFLPKPFTPSALARKVREVLEG, translated from the coding sequence ATGACGACGGCCTACCTACCGACCGGACCGACAGCCGCCACCCTCCTGGTCGTCGAAGACGATCCGGGCATTGCCGAACTCGAGCGCAGGCGTCTGGAGGAGGCCGGGTACTTGGTGATCGTCGCCTCGAATGCGGAAGACGCGTTGTTGGAGGTCGGGCGCGGCGGCATCGATCTCGTACTGCTCGATTACCGGCTCCCCGGCGGAACGGACGGGCTGGACTTCTACACCCGTGTGAAACAGGCCGGGTACGACCTGCCAGTGATCTTGGTGACCGGGTTCAGCAACGAGGCGACGGTGATCCAGGCGCTGCGGATTGGGGTCCGCGACGTCGTCACGAAATCCTTCGAGTACCTCGACTACCTGCCCCAGGCGGTCGCCCGGATCCTCCGCCAAGTCGGGACCGAGCGCAGACTCGCCGAGTCCGAGGCCCGATTGGCCGGCGTCATCGAGTCGGCCAAGGACGCGGTGATCGTAGTTGAAGCCGACCGCCGGGTGAGCCTGTTCAACCCCGCCGCCGAGCGAATGTTCGGTTGTTCGGCAGGTTCGGCGCTGGGTCGGCCGCTCACCGATTTCATCCCGAACGAACTCGTCCCGCGGACCGGGCCGGGCGAAAGCCCCGATCCGATGTCCCTTTCGTACCAGATGCGAATGGGGAGTCGTGGGATTCGGGCCGGGAATGTCGAGTTCCCCCTGGAGGCGACGGCCTCGCGCGGGCAGGTGGACGGACGCACGTTCCACACCGTGGTGGTGCGGGACGTCACCGACCGCTTGCGGGCGGAGGAGGCTCTGAGGCTCCGGGACCGGGCCATCCAAGCCGCGAACCAGGGCATCCTGATCGCCGACGCGGGCGTGCCGGACAACCCCATCATCTACGCCAGCCCCGGCTTCGAGCGCATGACGGGGTACGCCGTTGCCGACGTGCTCGGCCGGAACTGCCGGTTCCTCCAGGGGGCGGACACCGATCCGGCCGAGGTCGCGCGTCTGCGGGCGGCCATCCGAAACGCGGATGCGTGTACCGTCGAATTGATCAACTACCGCAAGGACGGCACCCGGTTCTGGAACGAACTGTCCGTCTCCCCGGTCCGGGACGCGGACGGCCGCCTCACCCACTTCGTCGGGGTCCAGTCCGACGTGACCAAACGCCGGGAATTGGAAGAGCAGTTCCGACAGGCTCAGAAAATGGAGGCCGTCGGACAACTCGCCGGGGGAATCGCTCACGACTTCAACAACCTGCTCACCGTCATCAGCGGGTACAGCAAGTTGCTCCTCGACGCCAGCATCCCGGATGTCGCGTGGCGCGAATCGGTGTCGGAGATCTACCACGCCGGGTGCCGGGCGGCCGACCTGACCCGGCAACTCCTGGCGTTCAGTCGGCAGACGGTCCTGGAACCCAAGGTATTGGACCCGAACGCACTGGTTGTCAGCGCCGAGAAGTTGCTCCGCCGACTAATCGGCGAGGACGTGATCTTAACGACCCGACTCGACCCGCGTGCCGGTCGGGTACTGGCCGACCCGGGGCAACTGGAGCAAGCCCTCGTGAACTTGGCGGTCAACGCCCGCGACGCGATGCCCCAAGGCGGGGAACTGTCGATCGGAACCCGGAACGTAAATGTAGACGGAGATCGCCCGGAGGTCGTTCCCGGATGGTATGTCGCGATCTCGGCAACCGACACCGGGCACGGCATGGCCACGGCGACACGGGCCCGGATCTTTGAGCCGTTCTTCACGACGAAGGAACCCGGCAAGGGGACCGGGCTGGGGCTACCGATGGTCTACGGCTTCGTGCGCCAGTCCGGAGGGTTCATCGAAGTCACCAGCGAACCCGGCCTGGGGGCGAAGTTCGAACTATTCCTCCCCCGGGTCGAAGCGGTCGCGGTGCCGGCCCAGACCCCGGGGCTACTGTCAACCCCGACGGGTTCGGAAACGCTTCTGTTGGTCGAGGATGATCTGGCCGTCCGGTCGTTCGCCAGTCGCATTTTGCGGGGCGTCGGATACACGGTCCTGGAAGCGTCGGACGGCCCGGATGCGGTGCGGGTGGCGTCAGCCCACCAGGGACCGATCGCACTCGTGATCACGGACGTCGTCATGCCCGGCGGGATGGGCGGTCAGCAAGTCGCGGAGATCGTTCATGCGACCTTTCCGACCGCGAAGGTGCTGTTTGTGAGCGGGTATCTGGATGACGCGGTCGTGCGCAATGGTGTGGCGGCCGAGCGGGTGAACTTTCTGCCCAAGCCATTCACCCCCTCAGCTTTGGCGAGGAAAGTTCGCGAAGTTTTGGAGGGATAA
- a CDS encoding response regulator — MAERELVILLAEDDEGHAYLIQQNLKDSGLANTVVHVPDGQAALDFIHCTGTFSHRTSGGAILLLLDINMPRVDGIEVLRRLKADPKTDEIPVIVLTTTDDPREVKRCYEMGCSSYVTKPVAYDQFVEAIRRLGLFLAIVQVPPEEK; from the coding sequence ATGGCTGAGCGCGAGCTGGTAATCCTGCTAGCCGAGGACGACGAGGGCCATGCCTACCTGATCCAACAGAACCTGAAAGACTCGGGGCTCGCCAACACGGTCGTTCACGTCCCCGACGGCCAGGCGGCCCTGGACTTCATCCACTGCACCGGCACCTTCAGCCACCGGACGTCGGGCGGGGCGATCCTGTTGCTTTTGGACATCAATATGCCGCGGGTGGACGGCATCGAGGTCCTCCGCCGGCTCAAGGCGGACCCCAAGACGGATGAAATCCCGGTGATCGTGCTGACCACCACGGACGACCCGCGCGAGGTGAAGCGGTGCTACGAGATGGGATGCTCCAGCTACGTCACCAAGCCGGTCGCGTACGATCAGTTCGTAGAGGCGATCCGCCGCCTCGGCCTGTTCCTGGCCATCGTGCAAGTGCCCCCCGAAGAAAAATAG
- a CDS encoding CHASE3 domain-containing protein, whose translation MNLTVFQKGWVLVIVPLLFQTAFVLVVVRFQREYVAAEQLAIHTKDVIVQTHEIDSHVSAAAAGIRGYVIARDPAFDTSFRDARRDLPGHLDDLDEMIGDNPAQGIRAKAVRTAVDAVLIWQQEVERLVQNGAADEAAARIRSGTGQELIAEFRREIGTFLAEEERLDRERRAVTVQSRNRLNTLFAGGGVAAVACTLVLAYAFRRGIASRFATLEANTRRLAAGEALPPPLVGTDEIAGLDRAFRAMAAELTRTSDTVRDLYDNAPCGYHSVNPDGSIVAMNRTELGWLGYAAGEVIGRLRFAEMVHPNSRNMYLTIFDRLKEQGTASDIEFDLLRKDGTTFPVLVNSIAVRDADGRYVRSRTTLTDISERKRTEAAMRLFADVAQSIPIGLLIYQLDGMVLRVRSGNRDAARLLGVPLDDAIGRPVVEVFPEIPEDQLRRYTAVAASGVADDLGEFRYGDARVAERWWQVLAFPLADRSVGVSFQDVSDRKRADAEIRRLNAELEDRVRARTAELEAVNRDLAQKNTENEMFVYSVSHDLRSPLVNLQGFSKELEKGAQKLAAVLADGTVPSDVRNRGRALLNGNMTQSIGFIQTAVMRLSGIIDALLRLSRAGRIEYRRESVDMGRVVAQVLGAAHGTITERRAAVRVGELPPVWGDRTAIEQVFGNLIGNALTYLDPGRPGVIEVGCLLPPAMEGFRTYFVRDNGLGIAEGHRSKIFQAFQRSHPGIGSGEGLGLAIVSRVAERHRGRVWVESHPGAGSTFFVALPITPEAGGR comes from the coding sequence GTGAATTTGACCGTGTTCCAAAAGGGATGGGTTCTCGTCATCGTTCCCCTCCTCTTCCAAACGGCCTTTGTGCTTGTGGTCGTCCGATTCCAGCGCGAGTACGTCGCGGCCGAGCAACTCGCGATTCATACCAAGGACGTGATCGTCCAGACTCACGAGATTGACAGCCACGTGTCCGCGGCCGCTGCCGGCATTCGGGGGTACGTAATCGCCCGCGACCCGGCATTCGATACATCCTTCCGGGACGCCCGTCGCGACCTGCCCGGACACCTCGATGACCTCGACGAAATGATCGGCGACAACCCCGCCCAGGGTATCCGAGCGAAGGCGGTCCGGACGGCCGTTGACGCCGTGCTGATCTGGCAACAGGAAGTCGAGCGGCTGGTCCAGAATGGTGCTGCCGATGAGGCCGCCGCCCGGATTCGGTCCGGAACAGGACAGGAACTGATCGCCGAGTTCCGGCGCGAGATTGGGACGTTCCTGGCCGAGGAAGAACGGCTCGACCGGGAGCGGCGGGCCGTTACCGTCCAATCCCGGAATCGACTGAATACCTTGTTCGCCGGAGGCGGGGTGGCGGCCGTTGCGTGTACACTGGTTCTCGCGTACGCGTTCCGCCGCGGAATTGCCAGTCGATTCGCGACCCTGGAGGCTAACACCCGCCGCCTGGCGGCCGGAGAGGCGCTGCCCCCACCGCTCGTCGGGACGGACGAGATCGCCGGACTCGACCGAGCGTTCCGGGCCATGGCTGCCGAACTGACCCGCACGTCCGATACGGTCCGGGACCTGTACGATAACGCCCCGTGTGGGTACCACTCAGTCAACCCGGATGGGTCCATCGTCGCGATGAACCGGACTGAGTTGGGATGGCTCGGCTACGCGGCGGGTGAGGTGATCGGGCGCCTCCGGTTTGCCGAGATGGTTCACCCGAACAGCCGGAACATGTACCTCACGATTTTCGACCGGCTCAAGGAACAGGGGACGGCAAGTGACATCGAATTCGATCTCCTCCGCAAGGACGGGACGACGTTCCCGGTCTTAGTCAACTCGATCGCGGTTCGCGACGCCGACGGACGCTACGTGCGGAGTCGTACCACACTCACCGACATCTCCGAGCGCAAGCGGACCGAGGCGGCGATGCGACTGTTCGCCGACGTAGCGCAGAGCATCCCGATCGGGCTGCTCATTTACCAGCTCGACGGGATGGTGCTCCGCGTCCGGTCGGGCAACCGGGACGCCGCCCGACTTCTGGGGGTGCCGTTGGACGATGCGATCGGGCGTCCAGTCGTCGAAGTGTTCCCGGAAATTCCCGAAGATCAGTTGCGACGGTATACCGCCGTCGCGGCGTCCGGCGTGGCGGATGACCTCGGTGAGTTCCGGTACGGGGACGCCCGGGTCGCCGAGCGCTGGTGGCAGGTGCTCGCGTTCCCACTTGCGGACAGGTCCGTCGGGGTCTCGTTCCAGGACGTCTCGGATCGCAAGCGAGCGGACGCGGAGATCCGCCGACTGAACGCCGAACTGGAGGACCGCGTCCGGGCGCGGACCGCCGAACTCGAAGCCGTGAACCGGGATCTTGCTCAGAAAAATACCGAGAACGAGATGTTCGTGTACAGTGTGTCGCACGACCTGCGCTCGCCGCTCGTTAACCTCCAGGGATTCAGCAAGGAACTGGAAAAGGGCGCGCAGAAGCTCGCCGCCGTTCTCGCCGATGGGACCGTCCCGTCAGACGTGCGGAACCGGGGGCGGGCACTGCTCAACGGGAATATGACCCAGTCGATCGGATTCATCCAGACCGCGGTCATGCGGCTCTCGGGGATCATTGACGCGCTGCTACGGCTCTCCCGGGCCGGACGAATTGAGTACCGCCGCGAGTCCGTTGACATGGGTCGGGTGGTCGCGCAAGTGCTCGGGGCGGCCCACGGCACGATTACCGAGCGTAGGGCCGCGGTTCGCGTCGGCGAACTGCCACCCGTGTGGGGCGACCGGACCGCGATCGAGCAGGTCTTCGGGAACCTGATCGGCAACGCCCTGACCTACCTCGATCCGGGGCGGCCCGGGGTGATCGAGGTCGGGTGTCTGCTGCCGCCAGCGATGGAGGGGTTCCGGACGTATTTCGTGCGGGACAACGGGCTCGGGATCGCCGAGGGGCACCGCTCGAAGATCTTCCAAGCCTTCCAGCGTTCCCATCCCGGAATCGGGTCGGGTGAGGGGCTGGGCCTTGCCATCGTATCCCGCGTCGCGGAACGGCACCGCGGCCGCGTGTGGGTCGAATCCCACCCCGGTGCGGGCAGCACGTTCTTTGTCGCCCTACCCATTACCCCGGAAGCGGGCGGCCGGTAA
- a CDS encoding J domain-containing protein: MTEAFPLAWPSGKPRTRNPQRSRFDVSFATARDCLLHEIRLLGGTLPVLSTNIPLRRDGLPYANQPQPSDRGVAVYFTHKGQQMCFCCDRWDSVADNVQAIRKTIEALRGIERWGTGDMVQQAFTGFVALPSNSPWDVLGLKAGANRSEVEVAYREKAKSCHPDRPGGSHEQMARLNAARDVLLRRVG, from the coding sequence ATGACTGAAGCGTTCCCGTTAGCATGGCCCTCCGGAAAACCCCGGACCCGTAATCCCCAACGAAGCCGGTTTGATGTCTCGTTTGCCACGGCTCGCGACTGCCTTCTCCATGAGATCCGGCTGCTCGGTGGAACCCTTCCAGTCCTATCCACGAACATCCCGCTTCGCCGCGACGGTTTGCCCTACGCGAATCAACCTCAACCCTCTGATCGGGGTGTGGCGGTTTACTTCACCCACAAGGGCCAACAGATGTGCTTCTGCTGCGACCGTTGGGATTCTGTCGCAGACAACGTCCAGGCGATCCGAAAGACGATAGAGGCGCTTCGGGGAATCGAACGTTGGGGAACCGGGGACATGGTGCAACAGGCGTTTACCGGCTTCGTCGCGTTGCCCAGTAATTCGCCGTGGGACGTTTTGGGTCTGAAGGCAGGGGCAAATCGATCGGAAGTCGAAGTCGCTTATCGCGAGAAGGCCAAAAGTTGTCATCCCGACAGGCCCGGCGGCAGCCACGAACAGATGGCTCGACTGAACGCGGCTCGGGACGTGTTGCTGAGGAGAGTGGGATGA
- a CDS encoding helix-turn-helix transcriptional regulator, with protein sequence MTVSNENQFYLELGIIKGWALFFEKDIPERVKQAIRQLEDLGLGVIGKSEDQLREEVEAQSYLLNDALNDIEDLKQLGSLSARLADNPEFKPEVRPEIKEERDQAWEEPEQTVTAKETQKSTPISDSQVEEIRRLAESMTDEEIGTHLGVSRDTVIRFRAKHGIEKNRGPREGVPGSTYQWEPWQKQKLIEMKQAGASYAEIGKAIGKTASQCSGIWFWEKKKLEKRGEPNSCGQELHHPKEETSVGDGVTAISPAARWKPSPLSPDDWSDIQKMLVSGQSRESIASDYDVPVEDLDAFIDERLKKRAEAKSPLGEARALSSVGSA encoded by the coding sequence GTGACAGTTTCCAACGAAAATCAGTTTTATCTCGAACTCGGCATCATCAAGGGCTGGGCACTCTTCTTCGAGAAAGATATCCCTGAGCGGGTTAAGCAGGCGATCAGGCAGCTCGAAGACCTTGGACTTGGCGTGATCGGGAAAAGCGAAGACCAACTCCGTGAGGAGGTTGAAGCCCAGTCCTACCTGCTGAATGATGCCCTCAATGACATTGAGGATCTGAAGCAACTCGGGTCGCTCAGCGCCAGGCTCGCGGACAATCCTGAATTCAAGCCGGAAGTCCGCCCGGAGATCAAGGAGGAGCGGGACCAAGCGTGGGAGGAGCCCGAACAGACAGTAACGGCCAAGGAAACTCAAAAATCGACTCCCATTTCAGATAGCCAAGTCGAGGAGATTCGCCGCTTGGCTGAGAGCATGACGGACGAGGAGATCGGAACGCACCTCGGTGTCAGTCGTGACACCGTTATCCGTTTCCGTGCAAAGCACGGGATCGAAAAGAACCGCGGACCCCGGGAAGGTGTCCCTGGTTCAACCTACCAGTGGGAGCCTTGGCAGAAGCAGAAACTGATCGAGATGAAGCAGGCGGGGGCATCCTACGCGGAAATCGGAAAGGCGATCGGCAAAACTGCGAGCCAGTGTAGCGGTATCTGGTTCTGGGAGAAGAAAAAGCTGGAGAAGCGTGGGGAACCGAATAGCTGCGGCCAGGAACTTCACCACCCGAAGGAAGAAACCTCGGTAGGCGATGGAGTAACCGCGATTAGCCCCGCCGCTCGCTGGAAGCCTTCACCACTTTCTCCAGATGATTGGTCCGACATTCAGAAGATGCTTGTCAGCGGCCAGAGCCGGGAGTCCATCGCCAGCGACTACGACGTACCCGTCGAGGACCTGGACGCATTCATTGATGAGCGACTCAAAAAACGAGCGGAGGCAAAGTCTCCCTTGGGGGAAGCTCGGGCGCTGTCCTCGGTGGGCAGCGCCTGA